A genomic window from Prochlorococcus sp. RS04 includes:
- the ftsH gene encoding ATP-dependent zinc metalloprotease FtsH: MPIRQDDNQPNKRFGIINIILIGVGALLLFSSLFPNQNMQIPRVPYSLFIDQVNDGEVKRAYITQEQIRYELNGAEEGAPSVLATTPIFDMDLPQRLESKGVEFAAAPPKKPNFFSTILSWVVPPLIFILVLQFFARRSMGGGGAQGALSFTKSKAKVYVPDDESKVTFADVAGVDEAKDELTEIVDFLKRPERYTDIGARIPKGVLLVGPPGTGKTLLSKAVAGEAEVPFFIISGSEFVELFVGAGAARVRDLFEQAKKKAPCIIFIDELDAIGKSRSGSMGVVGGNDEREQTLNQLLTEMDGFASTDKPVIVLAATNQPEVLDAALLRPGRFDRQVLVDRPDLSGRKTILEIYTKKVKLADSIDLDSIAQATSGFAGADLANMVNEAALLAARAKRKSVEQQDLSEAIERVVAGLEKKSRVLQDDEKKVVAYHEVGHAIVGHLMPGGSKVAKISIVPRGMSALGYTLQLPTEERFLNSKEELKGQIATLLGGRSAEEVVFGKITTGASNDLQRATDIAEQMVGTFGMSDILGPLAYDKQGGGQFLGNGNNPRRSVSDATAQAIDKEVRDLVDDAHETALNILRNNLPLLESISQKILQEEVIEGEDLKTLLAESKMPA, translated from the coding sequence ATGCCAATAAGACAAGACGATAATCAACCTAATAAAAGATTTGGAATTATAAATATTATTTTGATAGGAGTTGGAGCATTACTTCTTTTTAGTAGTCTTTTCCCTAATCAAAATATGCAAATCCCTAGGGTACCTTACTCATTATTTATAGATCAGGTTAATGATGGGGAAGTTAAGAGAGCATATATAACCCAAGAACAAATTAGATATGAGTTAAATGGAGCTGAAGAAGGAGCACCTTCAGTTTTGGCAACAACCCCAATTTTTGATATGGATCTACCTCAAAGATTAGAAAGTAAAGGGGTCGAATTCGCTGCGGCTCCACCAAAGAAACCAAATTTCTTCTCAACCATCTTAAGCTGGGTTGTTCCTCCCTTAATTTTTATCTTAGTTTTACAATTCTTTGCCAGGAGAAGTATGGGAGGCGGAGGTGCACAAGGAGCGCTAAGTTTTACTAAAAGTAAAGCTAAAGTTTATGTCCCCGATGATGAATCAAAAGTAACATTTGCTGATGTTGCAGGAGTTGATGAGGCTAAAGATGAACTAACGGAAATTGTTGATTTTTTAAAAAGGCCAGAAAGATATACAGATATTGGGGCGAGAATCCCAAAAGGTGTGCTTCTCGTAGGCCCTCCAGGTACAGGAAAAACTCTTCTTTCAAAGGCAGTTGCAGGTGAAGCAGAAGTTCCTTTCTTTATTATTTCAGGTTCTGAATTTGTTGAACTTTTTGTTGGTGCAGGTGCGGCAAGAGTCAGGGATTTATTTGAACAAGCCAAGAAGAAAGCTCCTTGTATTATTTTTATTGACGAATTAGATGCTATTGGTAAAAGCCGTTCAGGATCGATGGGAGTAGTTGGTGGTAATGATGAGAGAGAACAGACCTTAAATCAGCTTCTCACCGAAATGGATGGATTTGCATCTACTGATAAGCCAGTTATTGTCCTTGCTGCTACGAACCAACCAGAAGTTCTTGACGCTGCGCTTCTAAGACCAGGAAGATTTGACCGACAAGTTTTAGTTGATAGACCAGATTTATCAGGTAGAAAAACAATATTAGAGATCTATACAAAAAAAGTAAAACTTGCTGATTCAATAGATTTAGATTCTATAGCCCAAGCTACTAGTGGATTTGCTGGAGCTGATTTGGCTAACATGGTAAATGAGGCAGCTTTACTTGCAGCTAGAGCAAAAAGAAAAAGTGTAGAACAACAAGACTTAAGTGAAGCTATAGAGAGAGTTGTGGCTGGTTTGGAAAAGAAGAGTCGTGTTTTGCAAGATGATGAAAAGAAAGTTGTTGCATATCATGAGGTCGGTCACGCAATAGTTGGTCACCTCATGCCTGGAGGTTCAAAGGTTGCAAAGATTTCTATTGTACCCAGAGGTATGAGCGCTCTTGGTTATACCCTTCAATTACCCACTGAAGAAAGATTCTTAAATTCTAAAGAGGAATTAAAAGGACAAATTGCCACACTTCTAGGAGGAAGATCTGCAGAAGAGGTTGTTTTTGGAAAGATCACAACGGGCGCATCAAATGATTTACAAAGAGCAACTGATATTGCTGAACAAATGGTTGGAACATTTGGGATGAGTGATATACTTGGTCCCCTCGCTTATGATAAACAAGGTGGAGGCCAGTTTTTAGGAAATGGAAATAATCCTAGAAGATCTGTAAGTGATGCCACTGCTCAAGCAATAGATAAGGAAGTTAGGGACCTTGTGGATGATGCTCATGAGACAGCATTAAATATCTTGAGAAACAATTTACCTCTACTTGAATCAATTTCTCAAAAAATCTTGCAAGAAGAAGTTATTGAAGGAGAGGATCTCAAAACTCTTTTAGCAGAAAGTAAAATGCCTGCATAG
- the argF gene encoding ornithine carbamoyltransferase, whose product MLKPNKLANNNFLSSLDLSTEEVLHILDLANNFKNKKLNIDLDNKVLGLIFDKSSTRTRVSFQVAMTRLGGTTIDLNPTTSQIGRGEPIKDTARVLSRYCDVIAIRTFDHLDLEEYAKWSTKPVINALTDLEHPCQALADFLTINEEFLDFKDVVLTFIGDGNNVANSLILCGALLGVEVRIACPKGYEPNSLVINKAYEIYKNKNLLKITNDPITAVKGANVLYTDVWSSMGEENQKEKKDKDFNEFRIDSDLVTRANKDAIILHCLPAYRNKEITEAAMESKNSRIFQQAENRLHVQQGLLACLLS is encoded by the coding sequence ATGCTAAAACCAAATAAGCTTGCTAATAATAATTTCCTATCAAGCTTGGATTTATCTACTGAAGAGGTTTTACATATTTTAGATCTAGCAAATAATTTTAAAAATAAAAAATTAAATATTGATCTTGACAATAAAGTTTTAGGATTAATTTTTGATAAGTCATCAACACGCACAAGAGTTAGTTTTCAAGTCGCGATGACTAGACTTGGGGGAACCACTATTGACCTCAATCCAACAACATCGCAAATAGGAAGAGGCGAGCCAATTAAAGATACTGCAAGAGTTTTAAGTAGATATTGTGATGTTATTGCAATTAGAACATTTGATCATCTAGATTTGGAAGAATACGCTAAGTGGTCTACAAAGCCAGTTATTAATGCTCTTACTGATTTAGAACATCCATGTCAGGCTTTAGCTGATTTTTTAACAATTAATGAGGAATTTCTTGATTTTAAAGATGTAGTTTTGACATTCATTGGAGACGGTAATAACGTCGCAAATTCTCTTATTTTATGTGGGGCGTTATTAGGAGTAGAAGTTAGGATTGCATGTCCTAAAGGTTATGAACCTAACTCTTTGGTGATCAATAAAGCATATGAAATATATAAAAATAAGAATTTGTTGAAAATCACTAATGATCCTATTACCGCAGTAAAGGGAGCAAATGTTTTATACACAGATGTTTGGTCATCTATGGGTGAAGAAAATCAAAAAGAAAAGAAAGATAAAGACTTTAATGAATTTAGGATAGATAGTGATTTAGTAACTAGGGCAAATAAAGATGCAATTATTCTTCATTGCCTTCCTGCTTATAGAAATAAAGAGATAACTGAAGCTGCGATGGAAAGTAAAAATAGTAGAATTTTTCAACAAGCTGAAAATAGACTACATGTACAACAAGGGTTATTAGCTTGCCTTCTTTCATAA
- the lexA gene encoding transcriptional repressor LexA: MENLPVDLTEAQNELYGWIKNYLKDFQHSPSIRQMMQAMGLKSPAPIQSRLKHLQEKGYISWQEGKARTLQIVDELTDGIPVMGSVAAGGLIETYSDVNENLDISDVLKKKDVFALTVNGDSMIDACIANGDMVLMEPIKDSYSLKNGTIVSAMVPGLGTTLKYFVKKDNKIFLEAANPAYEPIELNLEEVVFQGKLLAVWRKI; this comes from the coding sequence GTGGAAAATTTACCTGTGGATCTTACAGAAGCTCAAAACGAGCTTTATGGATGGATAAAAAATTATTTAAAAGATTTTCAACATAGCCCATCAATAAGGCAAATGATGCAGGCAATGGGTTTGAAATCTCCTGCTCCCATTCAAAGTCGTTTAAAACATTTGCAAGAAAAAGGCTATATTTCATGGCAGGAAGGAAAAGCAAGGACTCTTCAAATAGTAGATGAACTAACTGATGGAATTCCTGTTATGGGATCTGTAGCTGCTGGAGGATTAATAGAGACTTATAGTGATGTAAATGAGAATTTAGATATCTCGGATGTTTTAAAAAAGAAAGATGTTTTCGCTCTTACAGTAAATGGAGACTCAATGATTGATGCGTGTATTGCAAATGGAGATATGGTTTTGATGGAACCAATAAAGGATTCATATTCTTTAAAAAATGGAACTATTGTAAGTGCAATGGTTCCAGGACTTGGAACTACATTAAAATATTTCGTAAAAAAAGATAATAAAATCTTTTTAGAGGCAGCAAATCCAGCTTATGAGCCAATTGAATTAAATCTAGAGGAAGTTGTTTTTCAAGGAAAGCTACTTGCAGTTTGGAGAAAAATTTAA